GTGCGCGCAGCTCGGTCCCACCGTATGTGTGTTTGCCCATTCTGCACGCCAGCGCGGGCTCGGCCTTTCTCGGGCCGTCGGCCGTGCCGTTTGTGATCGAATCCGATCCGGGCGCGCCGAGTTTCTCCGTGCCCGACCTCGCGCCGCCGATGGCGCTGGAGGCCTCACGGCTTGCGGCTCGACGGGAGCTGCTGGGACAGGTCGATCGCTACCAACGAAGGGCTGAAGTCAAAGCAAACAGCGCGGCCCGCAGCGTGAGTGTCTTCAGTCAAAAAGCATTCGACCTGATGACTTCGCCGGAGGCGAAGAAGGCATTCGACATCGCGCAGGAGCCGGAAAAACTCCGCGATGAATACGGACGGCACACGCTGGGCCAAAGCTGTCTCATGGCGCGAAGACTCGTCGAGGCCGGCGTGCGATGCGTGATGGTCGATCACTCGAATTGGGACACGCACTACGACAACTTCACGATCCTGAAGAGCCAGTTGCTCCCGAAGTTCGACGCGGCGATCGCCACGCTGTTCCGCGACCTCGCGGACCGCGGCCGGCTCGACTCGACGCTGGTCATCCTCAGCGGCGAATTTGGCCGCACGCCGCGCATCAACAAGGACGCGGGCCGAGATCACTGGAGCAAATGCTTTACGTTGGCGATCGGCGGAGGCGGCATCCAGGGCGGGCGAGCCGTCGGGACAAGCGATGCCTGGGCACAGGAGCCGGCGGACAATCCGTACGGCCCCGAGGATCTGGCGGCCACGCTGTATCACTTGCTGGGTATCGATCCGAAAGCCGAACTGCGAACCCCCGAGGGAAGGCCGATCGCGCTTTCGAGTGGCGGGCGAATCATTCGAGAGTTGGTGTGAGGCTCTTTTCCCGTAGCCGTATCCTCTTTGGTCGGTGCTTGGCATCTGTAATGTCGTTCGCGCTCTGCAATTCCGCCGAAGAACCTTCCGTCTCTTACATTTTTCCCGCCGGCGGGCAGCGAGGCACAGACGTTCCATTCAAAGTGGGAGGCCATTACCTGCATGGCGAAGCGTCGTTCGAGATGCTGGGTCCGGGAGTTTCGGCCGCAGGCACGATTCGCCAAACGAACACCGTCTGGTTCGAAGGGCCGATCATTCCGCTGCCCGCTTCGCAGAATGTTGAAGATTATCCAAAGGACCACGCGGGTGAGGTGCGAATTGCGGCCGAGGCCGAACCGGGCGTGCGCTACTGGCGCGTTTGGACCTCGCAAGGCGCGACTTCGGCGCGGCCCTTCGTGATCGGCGAGTTGTCCGAGGTGATTGAACAGGAAATCGACGGCAACCCGATCCGGACCGAAGTTCAGTTGCCTGTGACAATTAACGGACGGATTTTTCCCCGCGAAGACGTCGATGTCTGGACGTTCACGGCTCGCGCCGGACAAGAAATCACCCTCGACGCCTGGGCCAGGCGATTGGGCTCGCCCTTGGAGCCGAGAGTGGAAGTACGGGATTCCAAAGGACGCCATCTGGCCGAGGCGGTCGCGGCTTCCGGAACAGACCCGCAGCTCTCATTCACGGCTCCTGCCGACGGGACGTATGAAGTCCGAATCCACGACATCAGCTTCGGCGGGCTGCAGCATTATGTGTATCGATTGACGCTGACGGACAGA
The DNA window shown above is from Verrucomicrobiota bacterium and carries:
- a CDS encoding DUF1501 domain-containing protein encodes the protein MSRYVQHCNGINRRDFLRVGAVGLLGIELSLPALLERQARAASPAGQQRDVSVIWIFLKGGMSTIDTFDLKPDAPSDIRGEFKSIPTRIPGVHVSEHLPKIAGQMDKLSLVRSFGHRNADHGPADHYMLTGYHPIAGFNPNLKPNNQYPSFGSVIGHKLGARSSVPPYVCLPILHASAGSAFLGPSAVPFVIESDPGAPSFSVPDLAPPMALEASRLAARRELLGQVDRYQRRAEVKANSAARSVSVFSQKAFDLMTSPEAKKAFDIAQEPEKLRDEYGRHTLGQSCLMARRLVEAGVRCVMVDHSNWDTHYDNFTILKSQLLPKFDAAIATLFRDLADRGRLDSTLVILSGEFGRTPRINKDAGRDHWSKCFTLAIGGGGIQGGRAVGTSDAWAQEPADNPYGPEDLAATLYHLLGIDPKAELRTPEGRPIALSSGGRIIRELV